Part of the Desulfolutivibrio sulfoxidireducens genome is shown below.
GTGCTTGAGACTATGCCACTTCAGGAAAACGAATATTATCGCAAGGCCTCGGCCAAACTGTCTCTTTCCCAGGGGGCTGGAGGGGCTCCATGAGGCTCGAGGCCGCCGGGGTCACGGACAAGGGGCTTATCCGGGACAACAACGAGGACGCCTTTTTGGCGGATACGGCCTCGGGACTTTTTTTCGTGGCCGACGGCATGGGCGGCCTGGACGCCGGCGAGGTGGCCAGCGCCTTGGCCCTTGAAACCGTGGCCCGACGACTTTTCCGGGGATCCGAGGCCCCGACCGAGGAGCATCCGCCATTTGACGCCCCGTGGTGGCGGGGGTGCGCCGACCGTCTGGAGCGCGCCGTTTCCGAGGCCAACCTTGCGATTGTGGCCGAGTCCCGGAGCCGCTTCGGTCCCTCCGGGGGATCGGGCATGGGTACCACCCTGGTGGGGCTGTCCGTGTGCGGTGAGGGGTTCGTCGTGGCCAATGTCGGCGACAGCCGGGCCTATCTGTACCGGGACGGAGCCGTGTCCCTGTTGAGCGAGGACCATTCCCTGGTCATGGCCCAGGTCCGCCAGGGGCTTTTGACCCCGGCCGAGGCCCTGCTCAGCCCCGAGCGCCATGTCATCTACCGCGCCCTGGGCATGGCCCCGGAGGTGGAGGTGGACCTTTCCCCTGTCGCGGCCCGGCCGGGCGATCTGTTTCTGCTGTGTTCCGACGGCCTGACCGACGTGGTGGACGACGCCGGGCTGGCCGGCATCCTGTCCGCCGGTGGGGCCGGCGGGCTTTCCGGCCTGTGCCGCGAGCTCGTGGACGAGGCCTTGCGGCTCAAGTCGCGCGACAACGTGACCGTGGTGCTCGTGCGGGTTCTGGCCTAGACGCCGTTCGTCAAAGAAGGGGGCTGGTTCTCCCGCTTGACAAAGAACGGATTCGGGATGATTTCTTTTGCTACCGTCCGGGACTTTTCGCTGTGCACAGCGGGTTCCCGGGGTGTCTGTTCCCAGGCGCAGGCTGCGCACCCGCCTGGGGACGGTCCGTGTGATCCGGGGTTCGTGAGGGCCTGGTTTCCGAGCGAAAGGAAGGGTTATGTCCACCGCCACCAAGGCCACCGACGTCTATGCCTCGTCCGTGGCCACCACCGGCAGGGTCTCGGTCAATTCCTCGGTGGCCAGCAGCATCGACCACAGCGGCGATACCGACTGGTTCGGCGTGACCCTTGCGGCCGGCCAGTCCTACACCATCGATCTGCAAGGGTCGGCGACTGGCCAGGGAACCCTGAGCGATCCCTACCTGCGCGGCATCCACAATGCCTCCGGGACGCTTCTCTCGGGCACCACCGACGACGACAGCGGCGACGGACTCGACAGCCGCGTTTCTTTCTCCCCCGCCACCGCCGGAACCTATTTCATCTCGGCCGGGGCATATTCCTCCGGTACCGGGTCCTACCGGCTGTACGTGACCAAGGCCGGAAGCGCGGCGGACGACTACGCCAGCTCCACGTCCACCACCGGTACGGTCAGCGTCGGCGGTTCCGTTACCGGGACCGTCAATTCCTCGGGTGACGCGGACTGGTTCGCCGTGACCCTGACCGCCGGCCAGTCCTACACCATCGACCTGCAAGGCGCGGACTCCAGTCAGGGCACCCTGGCCAATCCCTATCTACAGGGCGTCTACACCGCCTCCGGGACGCTTCTTTCCGGCACAAGCGACCACAATAGCGGAACCGGCCTGGACAGTCAGGTCACCTTCACCGCCGCCACCTCCGGGACCTACTATATCGCGGCCCGGGGCTACGGCACCGGTACCGGCACCTACACGCTGTCCGTGGCCAGGACCGACGATTACGCCAATAGCGCGTCCACCACCGGCACGGTCAGCGTCGGCGGATCCACCACCGGCACCATCAACTACGCGGGGGACACGGACTGGATCGCCGTGACGCTGACCGCTGGGCAGACCTACACCGTCGACGTGCAAGGCGCGGACTCCAGCCAGGGCACCCTGGCCAACCCCTACCTGCTTGGCGTCCACACCAGCTCCGGGACGCTCGTTTCCGGCACCAGCGACCACAATAGCGGTACCGGTCTGGACAGCCGGGTCACCTTCACCGCCACGGCCACCGGGACCTACTATGTCGCGGCCAGGGGTTACGGCACCGGCACCGGCACCTATACAGTGGCCGTGACCCAGGTCGACGATTACGCCGCATCCAAGTCCACCACCGGCACGGTCAGCGTCGGCGACTCCGTGGCCGGCGTGGTCAACTCCCCGGGCGATACCGACTGGTTTGCGGTGACGCTCACGGCCGGCCAGTCCTACACCATCGACCTGCAAGGCGTGGACACCGGCAAGGGCACCCTGGCCAATCCCTATCTGCAAGGCGTCTACACCGCCTCCGGGACGTTTCTCTCCGGCACCAGCGACCACAATAGCGGCACCGGCCTGGACAGCCGGGTCACCTTCACCGCCACCACCACCGGGACCTACTATGTCGCGGCCCGGGGCTACGGCGCCGGCACCGGCACCTACACCTTGTCCGTGTCCAAGGCCGGAAGCGTGGCGGACGACTACGCCAGTTCCACCTCGACCACCGGCCAGGTCAGCGTCGGCGGATCGGTCACCGGAACCATCGGGACCACGACCGACGCCGACTGGTTCGCCGTGACGCTGACGGCCGGGACCCAGTACACCATCGATCTGGAGGGAGCGACCGTCAGCGCCGGTACCCTGGCCGATCCGCTCATAAGCGGTATCTTCAACAGCTCCGGGACGCTTTTGTCCTCGACCACGGACAACGACAGCGGCGGCGACGCAAACAGCCATCTGTGCTTCACCCCGACCACCTCCGGGACGTACTATATCGCCGCCGACGGCAACGGCACGTCCACCGGGACCTACACCCTGTCCCTCGAGAAATCCGCCGACGACGCCACATGGACGATCATGACCTACCTGTGCGCCGACAACAACCTCGAACCCGACGCCCTGACCGACGTCAACGAGATGGAAAGCGCCACGATAACCGATACGATCGTTGTGACCTGCCAGCTCGATCGTTCGTCCTCCTATTCCACGGCCGACGACAACTGGACCACCACCCGCCGGGGCGTCATCGAGCAGGACGGGACCACCTCGCACATCTCGAGCCTGGCCACGTCCATGACCGAGCAGAACATGGGCGCCGTGAGCACCCTGACCTCGTTCATCAACTGGTCGGCCGCGGTGTCCACCGAGGAATACACCGCGCTTGTCCTGTGGAACCACGGCGGCGGTGTGGACGGCTGCTGCTGGGACGACGCCTCGGGCGACGCGAACCTGTCCATCTCCGAGGTGGCCACGGCCATCGACAATTCCACCCTCGGCCATGTGGACCTGGTGGCCTTCGACGCCTGCCTGATGGCCGTTTTGGACCAGGCCTACGCGCTTGTTGACTACGCGGACATCATGGTGGC
Proteins encoded:
- a CDS encoding PP2C family protein-serine/threonine phosphatase; this encodes MRLEAAGVTDKGLIRDNNEDAFLADTASGLFFVADGMGGLDAGEVASALALETVARRLFRGSEAPTEEHPPFDAPWWRGCADRLERAVSEANLAIVAESRSRFGPSGGSGMGTTLVGLSVCGEGFVVANVGDSRAYLYRDGAVSLLSEDHSLVMAQVRQGLLTPAEALLSPERHVIYRALGMAPEVEVDLSPVAARPGDLFLLCSDGLTDVVDDAGLAGILSAGGAGGLSGLCRELVDEALRLKSRDNVTVVLVRVLA
- a CDS encoding clostripain-related cysteine peptidase; translated protein: MSTATKATDVYASSVATTGRVSVNSSVASSIDHSGDTDWFGVTLAAGQSYTIDLQGSATGQGTLSDPYLRGIHNASGTLLSGTTDDDSGDGLDSRVSFSPATAGTYFISAGAYSSGTGSYRLYVTKAGSAADDYASSTSTTGTVSVGGSVTGTVNSSGDADWFAVTLTAGQSYTIDLQGADSSQGTLANPYLQGVYTASGTLLSGTSDHNSGTGLDSQVTFTAATSGTYYIAARGYGTGTGTYTLSVARTDDYANSASTTGTVSVGGSTTGTINYAGDTDWIAVTLTAGQTYTVDVQGADSSQGTLANPYLLGVHTSSGTLVSGTSDHNSGTGLDSRVTFTATATGTYYVAARGYGTGTGTYTVAVTQVDDYAASKSTTGTVSVGDSVAGVVNSPGDTDWFAVTLTAGQSYTIDLQGVDTGKGTLANPYLQGVYTASGTFLSGTSDHNSGTGLDSRVTFTATTTGTYYVAARGYGAGTGTYTLSVSKAGSVADDYASSTSTTGQVSVGGSVTGTIGTTTDADWFAVTLTAGTQYTIDLEGATVSAGTLADPLISGIFNSSGTLLSSTTDNDSGGDANSHLCFTPTTSGTYYIAADGNGTSTGTYTLSLEKSADDATWTIMTYLCADNNLEPDALTDVNEMESATITDTIVVTCQLDRSSSYSTADDNWTTTRRGVIEQDGTTSHISSLATSMTEQNMGAVSTLTSFINWSAAVSTEEYTALVLWNHGGGVDGCCWDDASGDANLSISEVATAIDNSTLGHVDLVAFDACLMAVLDQAYALVDYADIMVASEDVEPSTGYDYTSLLNAFSASATQTEEELAELIVQTYDADNTDSVTMSALDLSEIDDLTDAMQDFATVWSSSGLSASVLATAEDRTLEYYEHIDLVDFMENIQDLSSSTTVDTAAEAVISAVEDVVIASCGESAANGLTIYMPDSQDSSYLTGTGASLLAATGWTTIYNAVWSA